Proteins encoded by one window of Salvia splendens isolate huo1 chromosome 5, SspV2, whole genome shotgun sequence:
- the LOC121803944 gene encoding uncharacterized protein LOC121803944 → MPMNTITEVELFDVWGIDFMGPFPKSGEYQYILLAVEYVSRWVEAIPTKTNDSKDVTAFVRKNIFSRFGTPSALISDGGSHFNNRWLNNVLDKYGVKDRVTSPYHPQANGQTKLANREIKSVLQKTVSTNRKDWALSLDDALWAIKKLNQDFQKAGEKRRLFLNEMDEFLMEAYDSSSTYKERMKAYHDRMISPRELTLEDAVLLHNSRLSLFPGKLKSKWTGPCMIKKIYDSGKIELLASDGMLFQANGRRVKKYYSSDKVIEEEVTLEEPPKE, encoded by the exons atgccTATGAACACCATCACTGAGGTAGAATTATTTGATGTATGGGGGATAGATTTTATGGGTCCGTTCCCAAAATCAGGGGAGTACCAATACATTTTACTTGCAGTTGAATATGTGTCTAGATGGGTGGAAGCAATTCCTACCAAAACTAATGATTCTAAAGATGTAACTGCCTTTGTGAGGAAAAACATTTTTAGCAGGTTTGGTACACCCAGCGCTCTTATAAGTGATGGAGGATCTCACTTCAACAATAGGTGGCTAAACAACGTATTGGACAAGTATGGAGTCAAGGATAGAGTCACCTCCCCTTACCACCCCCAAGCCAATGGGCAGACCAAGCTAGCAAATAGGGAGATCAAGTCCGTTCTACAGAAAACAGTGAGCACTAATAGAAAGGATTGGGCACTCAGTTTGGATGATGCATTGTGG GCGATAAAGAAGTTGAATCAAGATTTCCAAAAGGCCGGCGAAAAAAGGCGCCTCTTTCTCAACGAGATGGACGAGTTTTTAATGGAAGCCTATGATAGCTCGTCTACTTACAAAGAAAGGATGAAGGCCTACCATGATAGGATGATTAGTCCACGAGAGCTCACCTTGGAGGATGCAGTTTTGTTGCATAATTCGAGACTCTCTCTTTTCCCCGGAAagttgaagtccaaatggaccgGTCCATGCATGATCAAGAAAATCTATGATAGTGGAAAAATTGAGTTGCTAGCTTCGGATGGAATGTTGTTTCAAGCCAATGGCCGCCGTGTGAAGAAATACTATAGTTCGGATAAGGTGATTGAAGAGGAAGTGACACTAGAAGAACCACCCAAGGAGTAA